Within the Candidatus Culexarchaeum yellowstonense genome, the region AAGGAAGAGGTATTATGGCCTATTCGATGTGGTTGAGCTTCAAGAAACATTCTACGATCCACCAAACATGGATAGGCTTAAGGCTTTGAGGTCTGAGGCTCCAAGCAACTTCACATTCACATTGAAGTGTTGGCAGGCCGTTACGCATCCACTCAGCTCCCAAACTTGGAGGAGGGCTAAACATGTTCCAGACAAAGCTCTAAGCGATAGGTATGGATTCCTAAAGCCCACAAGGGAGGTTTTTGAAGCTTGGAATATGGTTTTGGAGGGGGCTAAAGTTTTGGATGCAAAGGTCATTGTAATTCAAACGCCGCCAAGCTTCAATTGCACTGATGAAAACTACAATAATGCAATACAATTCTTCTCAGCAGCCTCATCATCAAATATAATTTTAGGTTGGGAGCCTAGGGGGGATTGGCTTGAGAAGCCTGAAAGAATATTGGATGTGGTTGGTAGGTTTAGGAATGTAATCCACATCGTAGACCCATTCAGAGCTAAACCAGCACTTGTTAAGGATAAAATGTATTTTAGGCTTCACGGTATAGGTGGAGGCGAAGTGAACTATAGGTACAAGTATACGGATGAAGATCTATCTAGGTTGAAGGAAATGATGATGGATTATAATGTTCAAGGGGCTTCAGAATTTTACGTCATGTTCAATAACGTTTACATGGCTGAAGATGCATCGAAATTCAAATTATTTATAAGTTTTTAAAACAAGCCCATTCATTGGTGAAAATATTTAAATTTAACTTATGTATATTTTTTATTT harbors:
- a CDS encoding DUF72 domain-containing protein encodes the protein MQFHVGCCGFSISRKRYYGLFDVVELQETFYDPPNMDRLKALRSEAPSNFTFTLKCWQAVTHPLSSQTWRRAKHVPDKALSDRYGFLKPTREVFEAWNMVLEGAKVLDAKVIVIQTPPSFNCTDENYNNAIQFFSAASSSNIILGWEPRGDWLEKPERILDVVGRFRNVIHIVDPFRAKPALVKDKMYFRLHGIGGGEVNYRYKYTDEDLSRLKEMMMDYNVQGASEFYVMFNNVYMAEDASKFKLFISF